From the Primulina tabacum isolate GXHZ01 chromosome 15, ASM2559414v2, whole genome shotgun sequence genome, one window contains:
- the LOC142526606 gene encoding pyruvate kinase isozyme A, chloroplastic-like → MAQSLNLFTSTSTSTSPKPLISKPSLPFPPANFRLPHAKSLNKSSFCVEASASDANPSFFSSENGAGGALSAALQDHVPFQAVSDSGSIEVDAVTEAELKENGFRSTRRTKLICTIGPASCNPEQLEALAVGGMNVARINMCHGTREWHREVIQRVRRLNEDKGYAVAIMMDTEGSEIHMGDLGGASSAKAEDGEIWTFSVRAFGSGLPEHTINVSYDGFAEDVKVGDELLVDGGMVRFEVIEKIGPDVKCLCTDPGLLLPRANLTFWRDGSLVRERNAMLPTISSKDWLDIDFGIAEGVDFIAVSFVKSAEVIKHLKSYIKARARDNDVSVIAKIESIDSLKNLEEIIQASDGAMVARGDLGAQIPLEQVPSEQQKIVQVCRQLNKPVIVASQLLESMIEYPTPTRAEVADVSEAVRQRADALMLSGESAMGQYPEKALAVLRSVSVRIEKWWREQKCHEAMELPGIASSFGDSISEEICNSAAKMANNLEVDAIFVYTKNGHMASLLSRCRPDCPIFAFTTTTSVRRRLNLQWGLIPFRLSFSDDMESNLLKTFSLLRARGMIKSGDLVIAVSDMLQSIQVMNVP, encoded by the exons ATGGCTCAATCTCTCAACCTGttcacctccacctccacctccacctctcCAAAACCCCTCATCTCAAAACCCTCACTCCCTTTCCCCCCCGCCAATTTCCGTCTTCCGCACGCCAAAAGCCTCAATAAGTCCTCCTTCTGTGTTGAAGCCTCTGCGTCTGATGCCAATCCATCATTTTTTAGCTCCGAAAACGGCGCCGGAGGGGCTTTATCCGCTGCACTCCAGGACCACGTTCCTTTCCAGGCGGTGTCTGATTCGGGCTCAATTGAAGTTGATGCGGTTACGGAGGCAGAGCTGAAGGAGAATGGCTTCCGGAGCACGCGGCGTACGAAGCTGATTTGTACGATCGGCCCAGCTTCGTGTAATCCTGAGCAGCTGGAGGCCCTGGCGGTTGGCGGGATGAATGTGGCGAGGATTAATATGTGTCATGGCACGCGTGAGTGGCATCGTGAGGTGATTCAGCGGGTGAGGAGATTGAATGAGGACAAGGGGTATGCTGTGGCAATTATGATGGATACTGAGGGGAGTGAGATTCACATGGGAGATCTTGGTGGTGCGTCTTCCGCAAAAGCTGAG GATGGTGAAATATGGACTTTCAGTGTTCGAGCTTTTGGTTCAGGTCTTCCCGAACACACCATCAATGTGAGCTATGATGGCTTTGCTGAAG ATGTAAAAGTAGGTGATGAACTTCTGGTAGATGGTGGAATGGTGAGGTTTGAAGTGATTGAGAAAATTGGTCCGGATGTCAAGTGTCTCTGTACTGATCCTGGACTCCTATTACCCCGGGCCAATCTTACTTTCTGGCGTGATGGTAGCTTAGTACGGGAACGCAATGCAATGCTGCCTACAATTTCCTCCAAG GATTGGCTGGACATTGATTTTGGGATTGCTGagggtgttgattttattgctGTATCATTTGTCAAGTCTGCTGAGGTTATAAAGCATCTTAAGAGCTATATTAAGGCACGAGCCCGTGATAA TGACGTGTCTGTGATTGCAAAAATAGaaagtatcgattcattgaagAACTTGGAAGAAATCATTCAAGCATCGGATGGAGCTATGGTGGCGAGAGGAGATCTTGGTGCACAAATCCCCTTGGAACAGGTTCCATCGGAACAGCAAAAGATAGTCCAAGTCTGTAGGCAATTAAATAAGCCTGTAATTGTTGCGAGTCAGTTGCTTGAATCTATGATAGAATACCCCACACCAACCAGAGCTGAAGTAGCTGACGTTTCTGAAGCAGTTCGCCAACGAGCAGATGCCTTAATGCTTTCTGGTGAGTCGGCAATGGGACAGTACCCTGAAAAGGCATTGGCCGTATTGAGAAGTGTTAGCGTGAGAATTGAGAAATGGTGGAGAGAGCAGAAATGTCACGAAGCTATGGAACTCCCTGGTATAGCATCTTCTTTTGGTGACAGCATTTCAGAAGAGATATGTAACTCTGCTGCTAAGATGG CCAACAACTTGGAGGTTGATGCCATATTTGTTTATACAAAAAATGGTCACATGGCATCTCTTTTGTCACGTTGCAGACCCGATTGTCCCATTTTTGCATTTACTACCACCACATCTGTGCGGCGACGCCTGAACCTGCAATGGGGTCTGATACCATTCCGTCTGAGCTTTTCCGATGACATGGAAAGCAACCTCCTCAAAACTTTCTCCTTGCTCAGAGCACGGGGAATGATAAAATCCGGCGACCTGGTAATTGCTGTCTCAGACATGTTGCAATCTATTCAAGTTATGAACGTCCCGTAG
- the LOC142526101 gene encoding calcium-transporting ATPase 12, plasma membrane-type-like encodes MEGKNHILLAASVLELLHEGIGLNTTGSIFMPNESRHNIKFSYSPTEKALLSWAVFELNMNMEKVEKDSTVLYVEAFNSEKKRSGVLIRRVQDGVVRAHGKGAAELILAMCTHYYVTEGNTAAFDDFESSNFELIQEMAASSLRCIAFAYKYVSNTEHEDGEIHNKVQDTGLTFLGLVGQKDPCRLVVKKAVDDCQHACVHLKMITGDNIFTAKAITTECGILGPNQETNDGSVVEGVEFRNYTEEERTESVEKISCVA; translated from the exons ATGGAAGGAAAAAATCACATTTTGCTTGCTGCCAGTGTTCTTGAATTGCTTCATGAGGGAATAGGTCTCAACACAACTGGCAGCATTTTCATGCCTAACGAATCGAGACACAACATTAAGTTCTCATATAGTCCCACTGAAAAGGCACTCCTTTCGTGGGCCGTATTCGAATTGAACATGAATATGGAGAAAGTTGAAAAAGATTCTACAGTTTTGTATGTGGAAGCATtcaattcggagaagaagagaAGCGGCGTATTGATTAGAAGGGTCCAAGATGGCGTGGTTCGTGCACACGGGAAAGGAGCTGCTGAATTGATTCTTGCAATGTGCACTCACTATTATGTCACCGAGGGAAACACCGCAGCTTTTGATGATTTTGAAAGTTCAAattt TGAGCTCATTCAAGAAATGGCTGCTAGCAGTCTCCGGTGCATTGCATTTGCTTATAAGTACGTGTCAAATACTGAGCATGAAGACGGTGAAATACATAACAAGGTACAGGATACTGGTTTAACCTTTTTAGGCCTTGTTGGCCAGAAAGATCCTTGTCGCCTTGTCGTGAAGAAAGCTGTGGATGATTGTCAACATGCATGCGTTCACCTCAAAATGATAACTGGTGACAATATTTTCACCGCAAAGGCCATAACAACCGAATGTGGGATACTCGGTCCCAATCAAGAAACGAATGATGGATCAGTAGTGGAAGGCGTGGAGTTTCGCAACTACACAGAAGAGGAGAGAACGGAAAGTGTTGAAAAGATATCATGTGTTGCATGA
- the LOC142526598 gene encoding putative calcium-transporting ATPase 13, plasma membrane-type: MCSVILANSQCMDSLAVLRDTANLSVLNKKRWRLAFVTIYCSRAFFPRFKQHEILSRRWSKISPDPSSEITLDVVLEHPLFSGVDQSSLIKVVKDKSLDHLAKLGGVEGISSSLKTDLLYGITGDLEDISSRHETFGTNTYRKPPTQSFLHFVWEAFKDPTILILLLCAAFSLGFGIKENGPKEGWYDGGSIFVAVFLVISVSSISNFRQNRRFEKLSKVSSNIPVEVVRNSRRQQITIFEIVVGEVVCLKIGDQVPADGLFIEGHSLQVDESSMTGESDHVEINTYQRPFLFSGTKVADGYGKMIVTSVGMNTTWGEMMSTITRDSNEQTPLQMRLNKLTSSIGKVGLAVAFLVLLVLLVRYFTGSTEDDNGNKEFNGSRTKADDVISAVVRIITAAVTIVVVAIPEGLPLAVTLTLAYSMKRMMADQAMVRKLSACETMGSATTICTDKTGTLTLNQMKVTKFWLGKESLEGMQDYSLISSNVLELFYQGIGLNTTGSVYRSEISGTYLEFSGSPTEKAILSWAMLELNMDMEAVKRDCNVLNVEAFNSEKKRSGILMKKVEDGGSHVHWKGAAEMILAMCSHYYDVKGEIKDLNDFERVKFDQIIQGMAASSLRCIAFAHKQVIEVEHESGGNHPRIQENGLTLLGMVGLKDPCRPGVKRAVEDCQFAGVNVKMITGDNVFTAKAIATECGILHLNQEENDDTVVEGVEFRGYTDEERMEKVDKICVMARSSPFDKLLMVQCLKRKGHVVAVTGDGTNDAPALKEADIGLSMGIQGTEVAKESSDIVILDDNFASVATVLRWGRCVYNNIQKFIQFQLTVNVAALVINFVAAVSAGEVPLTAVQLLWVNLIMDTLGALALATERPTKELMNKKPVGRTEPLITNVMWRNLLAQALYQISVLLILQFRGESILNISRRVNDTLIFNTFVLCQVFNEFNARELEKKNVFEGIHKNKLFLGIVGITLILQVVMVEFLKKFADTERLNWGQWGLCMGIAAASWPICWLVKSIPVTDRPVSSFFSFKNF, from the coding sequence ATGTGTTCGGTCATTCTTGCAAACTCGCAGTGCATGGACTCGTTAGCTGTTCTGCGTGACACTGCGAATCTCAGCGTACTCAATAAAAAGAGATGGCGTTTGGCTTTCGTTACAATTTATTGTTCAAGGGCTTTCTTCCCTCGCTTCAAACAACATGAGATATTATCGAGAAGATGGAGCAAGATTTCGCCTGACCCTTCTTCGGAAATCACTCTCGATGTTGTTCTAGAGCATCCCTTGTTCTCTGGTGTTGATCAGTCGAGCCTTATCAAGGTTGTTAAAGACAAAAGCCTTGATCATTTGGCTAAACTTGGAGGAGTTGAAGGGATTTCTTCTTCTCTTAAGACGGATTTGCTGTATGGGATTACTGGAGATCTAGAAGATATATCTTCTAGACATGAAACGTTTGGTACAAATACATATCGAAAGCCACCAACACAGAGTTTCCTCCATTTTGTATGGGAAGCTTTCAAGGATCCAACAATTCTAATTCTGTTGCTTTGTGCTGCATTCTCTCTTGGATTTGGTATCAAAGAGAATGGTCCTAAAGAGGGTTGGTATGATGGAGGAAGCATATTTGTTGCTGTTTTTCTTGTTATTTCTGTTTCTTCTATCAGTAATTTCAGGCAAAACAGGCGGTTTGAGAAGCTTTCGAAAGTGAGCAGCAATATTCCTGTCGAAGTCGTGAGAAACAGCCGAAGGCAACAGATAACTATATTTGAAATCGTTGTTGGAGAAGTTGTTTGTCTCAAGATTGGTGATCAAGTACCTGCTGATGGGCTATTCATAGAAGGCCACTCTTTGCAAGTGGATGAATCTAGCATGACTGGAGAAAGCGATCATGTTGAGATTAATACATATCAGAGACCCTTTCTGTTTTCAGGTACGAAGGTGGCTGATGGATATGGTAAAATGATAGTAACTTCTGTGGGAATGAACACTACTTGGGGCGAAATGATGAGCACAATAACTCGTGATTCAAACGAGCAAACGCCCCTTCAAATGCGGTTGAACAAGCTAACTTCATCAATTGGTAAGGTTGGTTTAGCAGTAGCCTTTCTAGTTCTTCTTGTGCTTCTAGTACGCTATTTCACAGGAAGTACGGAAGATGACAATGGGAATAAAGAGTTCAACGGTAGTAGGACGAAGGCTGATGATGTGATCAGTGCTGTGGTGAGGATTATTACTGCTGCTGTAACTATAGTAGTCGTTGCGATTCCTGAAGGGCTGCCTCTTGCGGTTACGCTCACTCTTGCTTATTCGATGAAACGAATGATGGCAGATCAAGCAATGGTGAGAAAGCTCTCGGCTTGTGAGACGATGGGCTCTGCCACAACTATATGTACGGATAAAACAGGTACTCTGACTTTGAATCAGATGAAAGTGACCAAGTTTTGGCTTGGAAAAGAATCTCTAGAAGGCATGCAGGATTATTCTTTGATTTCTAGCAATGTTCTTGAACTGTTCTACCAAGGGATTGGCCTCAACACAACAGGTAGTGTTTATAGGTCTGAGATATCAGGAACTTATCTTGAATTCTCTGGCAGTCCAACCGAGAAGGCGATTCTGTCATGGGCCATGCTCGAATTGAACATGGATATGGAGGCGGTAAAACGAGACTGCAATGTTTTAAACGTTGAAGCATTCAATTCCGAAAAGAAGCGAAGTGGCATTTTGATGAAGAAAGTTGAAGATGGTGGGAGTCATGTACACTGGAAAGGAGCTGCTGAAATGATACTTGCAATGTGCTCTCATTACTATGATGTGAAAGGTGAGATTAAAGATTTGAATGATTTTGAAAGGGTGAAATTTGACCAGATTATTCAAGGGATGGCTGCAAGTAGTCTTCGCTGCATCGCCTTTGCACACAAGCAGGTTATAGAGGTCGAGCATGAGAGTGGTGGAAACCATCCAAGAATTCAAGAAAATGGGTTGACCCTGTTGGGCATGGTGGGATTGAAGGATCCATGTCGCCCCGGCGTGAAGAGAGCCGTGGAAGATTGTCAATTTGCTGGTGTGAATGTTAAGATGATCACCGGTGACAATGTATTCACTGCAAAAGCTATAGCCACGGAGTGTGGAATACTCCATCTGAACCAAGAAGAAAACGATGATACAGTCGTTGAAGGGGTTGAGTTTCGTGGATACACAGATGAGGAACGAATGGAGAAAGTCGACAAAATATGTGTCATGGCAAGGTCGTCTCCTTTCGACAAACTTTTAATGGTGCAGTGCCTGAAAAGAAAAGGTCATGTTGTAGCAGTTACTGGAGATGGCACAAATGATGCACCAGCTCTGAAGGAAGCTGATATAGGCCTGTCAATGGGGATTCAAGGCACAGAAGTGGCAAAAGAAAGTTCGGATATTGTTATCTTGGACGACAACTTCGCTTCAGTTGCTACAGTTTTGAGGTGGGGAAGATGTGTTTACAACAATATTCAGAAATTCATCCAGTTTCAGCTCACAGTAAATGTAGCAGCTCTTGTCATCAACTTTGTGGCAGCAGTTTCAGCCGGTGAGGTACCGTTGACTGCTGTTCAACTTTTATGGGTAAACCTGATCATGGACACTTTGGGAGCATTAGCCCTCGCCACAGAAAGGCCCACAAAAGAACTTATGAACAAGAAGCCTGTGGGTCGAACTGAGCCACTTATCACCAATGTTATGTGGAGGAATTTGCTAGCTCAGGCTTTGTATCAGATATCTGTTCTCTTGATATTACAGTTCAGAGGAGAATCAATTCTGAATATCAGCAGAAGGGTGAACGACACATTGATATTCAACACTTTCGTTCTGTGTCAAGTGTTTAATGAGTTCAATGCGCGTGAACTCGAGAAGAAGAATGTTTTCGAGGGGATACACAAGAACAAGCTGTTCTTGGGGATTGTTGGGATAACCTTGATTCTTCAAGTGGTTATGGTCGAGTTTCTTAAGAAGTTTGCAGATACAGAGAGGTTAAATTGGGGACAATGGGGACTGTGCATGGGAATTGCGGCTGCTTCGTGGCCAATTTGTTGGCTTGTCAAAAGCATACCAGTAACTGATAGACCAGTGTCCAGTTTTTTCAGTTTCAAAAACTTTTAA
- the LOC142526599 gene encoding ATP sulfurylase 1, chloroplastic-like — translation MTTMASLYLKSSTPTFHSLPKISKTHVSPPFNVPLRRHAASKIRRLAVAHISASLIDPDGGKLVQLFVPESEKDSKLKQAASLPKIRLSMIDLQWVHVLSEGWASPLKGFMRESQFLQTLHFNSLRLEDGSFVNMSLPIVLAIDDDQKSRVGSFTSVALVDAKDHPVAILNDIEIYKHNKEERIARTWGTTAHGLPYVNEAITESGNWLIGGDLEVIHPIQYNDGLDRFRLSPAQLRDEFERRNADAVFAFQLRNPVHNGHALLMTDTRRRLLEMGYKNPILLLHPLGGHTKADDVPLSWRMKQHEKVLEGGILDPETTVVSIFPSPMHYAGPTEVQWHAKARINAGANFYIVGRDPAGMSHPIEKRDLYDADHGKEVLSMAPGLEKLNILPFKVAAYDKTQAKMAFFDPSRAQDFLFISGTKMRTLAKNKENPPDGFMCPGGWQVLVEYYDSLAPSENGALPVPVPA, via the exons ATGACAACAATGGCTTCCCTATACCTCAAGAGTTCCACCCCTACCTTCCATTCCCTCCCAAAAATATCGAAAACCCATGTCTCTCCGCCCTTCAATGTCCCACTCCGCCGCCACGCCGCCTCCAAAATCCGACGCCTCGCCGTCGCCCACATATCCGCTTCTCTAATCGATCCGGATGGTGGGAAGCTTGTTCAACTATTCGTTCCAGAATCAGAAAAGGACTCCAAATTGAAGCAGGCTGCAAGCTTGCCGAAGATCAGGCTCTCCATGATCGATCTTCAGTGGGTGCATGTGCTCAGCGAAGGCTGGGCCAGCCCGTTGAAGGGATTCATGAGAGAGTCGCAGTTCCTCCAAACACTTCATTTCAATTCTCTCCGTCTAGAAGACGGGTCGTTTGTTAACATGTCGCTGCCCATCGTGCTCGCGATTGATGATGATCAGAAGAGCCGGGTCGGGTCGTTTACAAGCGTGGCACTTGTTGATGCGAAAGACCACCCAGTTGCTATTTTGAACGA CATTGAGATCTACAAGCACAATAAAGAAGAACGAATAGCAAGAACTTGGGGTACGACCGCACATGGTCTGCCCTAtgttaatgaagcaataacagAATCTGGAAACTGGCTGATTGGTGGTGATTTAGAGGTTATACACCCCATTCAGTATAATGATGGCCTTGATCGATTCCGCCTTTCTCCTGCACAGCTTCGTGATGAGTTTGAGAGACGCAATGCAGATGCAGTGTTTGCTTTCCAGCTAAGAAACCCTGTGCACAATGGCCATGCTCTATTGATGACTGACACGCGTCGCCGGCTTCTTGAGATGGGATACAAGAATCCCATCCTCTTGCTTCATCCTTTAGGCGGTCACACAAAAGCAGATGATGTTCCACTTAGCTGGCGAATGAAGCAGCATGAAAAG GTGCTTGAAGGCGGCATCCTTGATCCAGAGACTACTGTTGTTTCGATATTTCCGTCCCCAATGCACTATGCTGGCCCAACCGAGGTACAGTGGCATGCTAAAGCTCGGATTAATGCAGGCGCAAACTTTTACATTGTTGGGCGGGACCCAGCTGGCATGAGCCACCCCATCGAGAAACGAGATTTGTATGATGCTGATCATGGAAAGGAAGTACTAAGCATGGCTCCTGGGTTGGAGAAGTTGAACATTTTACCATTCAAG GTGGCTGCTTATGACAAGACTCAGGCTAAAATGGCATTCTTTGATCCATCAAGGGCACAAGATTTTCTGTTCATATCTGGGACCAAG ATGCGAACCTTGGCAAAGAACAAAGAAAACCCTCCTGATGGATTCATGTGCCCTGGTGGCTGGCAAGTTTTGGTGGAATATTACGATAGTTTAGCTCCGTCTGAAAATGGTGCACTGCCTGTACCTGTTCCTGCCTAA